The Shewanella zhangzhouensis genome has a window encoding:
- a CDS encoding ABCB family ABC transporter ATP-binding protein/permease, with amino-acid sequence MRPTAYFEGPIEKLNWKVLGLLWPYLLEFKGRILLALLCLLIAKLASVGMPFLLKGLVDGLDAGRSEALVAVPLGLVLAYGGTRLLMSITGEIRDTLFGRVTERAIRRLGLAVFDHLHRLDLDFHLERRTGGLSRDIERGTSGVSFLMRFMVFNIVPTLLEIALVVGIFFVKYGWQFAGITLVSVILYIGFSVVATEWRTEYVRQAAKADSVSNTRAIDSLLNYETVKYFNNERFESDHYDKALEAWETAKRNNRLSLFALNGGQAVIIAVAMTAMMALAAKHVTESQMTLGDFVLINAFMMQLFMPLNFLGFVYREIRGALANIERMFGLLDKTPRIEDKTDAVNFACQRGEIRFEQVNFSYDERTILSDVSFTVAPGEKVAVVGDSGAGKSTLIKLLFRFYDVDSGRICIDDMDLRDMTQDSLRRAIAIVPQDTVLFNDSLLENIRYGRPDASDEEVLAVIRHAHLADFVAALPSGWDTKVGERGLKLSGGEKQRVAIARAMLKGSPILVFDEATSSLDSRAEKAILDALKEVATGHTSLVVAHRLSTIVDADRILVLSKGRIAEQGTHKQLLAMDGLYARLWHIQHEQKMK; translated from the coding sequence ATGCGCCCAACAGCCTATTTTGAAGGCCCCATCGAAAAGCTGAACTGGAAAGTACTTGGCCTGCTTTGGCCCTATTTACTCGAGTTTAAAGGACGTATTTTGCTTGCACTGCTGTGCTTGTTGATTGCCAAGCTGGCGAGTGTAGGTATGCCTTTTTTGTTGAAAGGGCTGGTGGATGGTCTGGATGCAGGCAGGAGTGAAGCCTTGGTTGCCGTGCCATTGGGGTTGGTGCTGGCGTACGGTGGCACCCGCTTGCTGATGTCCATTACCGGGGAAATCCGCGACACCCTGTTTGGGCGTGTCACAGAGCGGGCCATCCGCCGATTGGGGCTGGCGGTGTTTGATCACTTACATCGCCTGGATCTGGACTTTCACCTTGAACGTCGCACCGGCGGTCTTTCCAGAGATATAGAAAGGGGCACCAGTGGCGTGAGTTTTTTGATGCGCTTTATGGTGTTCAACATAGTGCCGACCTTACTGGAAATTGCCTTGGTGGTGGGTATCTTTTTCGTTAAATACGGCTGGCAATTCGCCGGTATCACCCTGGTTTCCGTCATCCTTTATATCGGCTTCAGTGTGGTTGCCACCGAGTGGCGTACCGAATATGTGCGCCAGGCGGCCAAGGCAGATTCCGTTTCCAATACCCGCGCCATCGATAGTCTGCTGAACTATGAAACCGTGAAGTACTTTAACAACGAGCGCTTTGAGTCGGACCACTATGACAAGGCGTTGGAAGCCTGGGAAACGGCCAAACGAAATAACCGTCTGTCGTTATTTGCCCTGAACGGCGGCCAGGCAGTCATAATTGCCGTTGCAATGACCGCCATGATGGCACTTGCCGCCAAGCATGTGACCGAAAGCCAGATGACACTGGGCGATTTTGTGCTCATCAATGCCTTTATGATGCAGCTCTTTATGCCGTTGAACTTTTTGGGCTTTGTCTACAGGGAAATCCGTGGCGCACTGGCGAACATCGAGCGGATGTTTGGCCTCTTGGACAAAACGCCGCGCATTGAAGATAAGACCGATGCCGTGAATTTTGCCTGCCAGCGGGGAGAAATCCGTTTTGAGCAGGTTAACTTCAGCTACGACGAGCGCACTATTTTGTCGGATGTCAGTTTTACTGTGGCACCCGGGGAAAAGGTGGCCGTGGTGGGTGACAGCGGCGCCGGCAAGTCAACGCTGATTAAGCTGCTGTTTCGCTTCTATGACGTCGATTCCGGGCGTATTTGCATCGATGACATGGATCTTCGCGACATGACCCAGGACAGCCTGAGAAGAGCCATAGCCATAGTGCCCCAGGATACTGTGCTCTTTAATGACTCGCTGCTGGAAAACATCCGCTATGGCCGCCCGGATGCCAGTGATGAAGAGGTTCTGGCCGTAATTCGTCATGCACATCTGGCAGATTTTGTGGCGGCATTGCCATCGGGTTGGGACACCAAGGTGGGTGAGCGCGGCCTTAAACTCTCTGGTGGAGAAAAACAGCGGGTTGCCATCGCCAGAGCCATGCTCAAGGGGTCGCCCATCCTGGTGTTTGATGAAGCGACCTCTTCACTGGACAGCCGTGCCGAGAAGGCGATATTGGATGCCCTGAAAGAAGTGGCCACCGGACACACCA